The Psychrobacillus sp. FSL K6-2836 nucleotide sequence TATTTTTATGCGAGATCTAGGCAAATCATTGAACTCTCCAGACACAGAAAGCCGGATCCGGAATGTAGTGGAAAGTTTGAAGAATCATCTTACATCTACGACAAAGGATCGAAAGAATGATGGAGAGATGTTCAGTATGAGTGGTTTGTACCGCCTTGCACAGAAGGAAGGTGTGGAATCGACCTTCATATGGCTGATCAACAAGCTCAAGATAGTATCCGCAAATATTCCGACAGGGATGGATGCTGAGCATGCACAGCGAAAACTTATTAAAATCATTGCCGGGGTAATTATGCAAGAAATTGAAGAGATGAACAATGAGGTTCCTAAAGAAGAGAGGAAGCTGAGGCTAGATAAAGCAATTAGGCTAGGTTATTCCTATGGACTTACCTATCCGTTTATTGACGATCTTCTAGATGCAAAAATTTTATCAGACGAAGAAGAAAAACAATACGCCAATCTGATACGAACAACACTTACTACTGGAGTAGTCCCAGAACTAGAACAATGGATTGGAAATAACGCAGAGTTAATAGGTTATGTTCATGCAGAACTCCGAGAAGCCTTTGATTATATAAAGGCTAATCAGCGGCAGGAGACAAGAAATAACTTTTTTGAGCAATCTTATGTGTTTTTCAATTCACAAGAAGTAGATCGTGAAAAAGACCTCGCTAATGCAAAATATACAAACGAAGAGTTGTATATACCAGTTATTTTAAAATCCGCTTTTTCCCGATTGATTGTTCGTTCCGTAATTGGTGCTCCTGAGGATGAGGGATTTGACAGCAGAACATTTTTTTATGGCATTTACAATCAACTTGCAGATGATTTTGCAGATATGTTTGATGACATGGAGGAGGGCGCAGTAACTCCCTATACGTACTACTTGAAGTATCACGATAAACGGTCGGATCTCATAAATCCTTTTGAAATGTACTGGACAGTAATCTCTAATTTGATTCATCAAGTTTATAATTCAGATAAAATGACGCGTGAGGTAATTTTAGATCGTGCTATAAACGGGCTAAAACGATTTAAGGAGCGAGCAGGTGCGGAAAAATACAAAGAGGTAATGGACCTTTTTGCTTCCGGAAATCCTAAATTCAATAAACTAATTCAAGAGATGGTGCGAAAAGCGGACGATGTAGATTTCTTTGACAAATTGCTGCGTGATCATATGATTACAAGCTTGAAAAATGACAGGCAGGGGCAGGAAGACTTTATAGATAATGCAAAAACTATACGTAGCCAGATTAACAAAGTCCTTAATATCCCGAAAACCAATGAGGTGACTGATTCCATAATAGATGCTGCAAACTATAGTCTACAAGGTGATGGAAAGCGACTAAGACCAATAGTCACGTGGTTCATGGGAGTAAATGCATATGGCTTAAGTAGCTCAGTACTTGAACCACTTTTAAAATCATTAGAATATATGCATACAGCCTCTCTCATTTTTGACGATCTTCCGTCCCAAGATAATGCTTCACTTCGTAGAGGTCGTCCAACACTCCATGAGGTTTATAATATTTCTATTGCAGAGTTAACTGGGCTTTTTCTGACGCAGAAGGCTATTTGGGAACAAACCACTTTGGAGCAGTTCGATTCGAAAGCTGTGCTTCGACTTATCCAGTATTCGGCTCAAGTGACAGCTGATATGTGCAGAGGCCAAGCGATGGACTTAAATTCCACAGGAGAAAAATTGACTTTAGAACAATTAAATAAAATGTGCTTTTACAAAACCGGACTAGGATTTGAAGCATCTATTCTAATGCCAGCAATTCTTTCAAATACTAGTAAATTAGAAATAGAAGCATTGAAAAAATTTGCACGCCATGCAGGTATTGCATTTCAGATTAAGGATGACCTTCTCGATGTAGAGGGTGATACAGCCTTACTTGGAAAAACGATTGGTAAGGATATAGAAAATAACAGCTCAACTTTTGTATCTATACTAGGTGTGAATGATGCCAAAAAAGAAATGTGGGAAAATTACTGCATTGCGATGGAATCATTACAAGATGTACCACGGGATACAACTTTTTTGAAGCATTTTTTGGACTATATTATCAATCGCGACAAGTAGGACTTGGTAATATTTCCTAAAGTTTTCGGAGGGCGACAGACAGACAAAATGCTATAAGATTACCGCAAAAAGGGATGCTGGTTGGTCGTGACGAACGTCACAACCAACCAGCATCCCTAAAAATTCACTCGATAATCATATAGCAAAACGGCTGTCCAAAGACCTTTGAAAACGATAGAAACAGGTTTTGAACGTAAAGGAACGAGCCTCTTTTTTGCATGGTTTTTCTAATTACGGTCGTATAGAAACCGGGGTTCCTATTGGAATAATACGTGCTAATTCCTCAACATCTTTATTGTGCATGCGGATGCAACCACGTGAGACCGCTTTACCAATGGAACTAGGATTGTTTGTGCCGTGGATTCCATAATGTTCTTTCGATAAACTCATCCACATTGTGCCGAATGGTCCACCCGGATTAGGAGCTTTATTAATAATGATAAAATGCCCTACAGGTGTATTGAATAATATTCTTCCCACAGCAATAGGATACTCTTTTTGTAAAAGACCGTCTTTTAGTAATCGTAGCCGACGATTATTTATAGAAACCTCTATTTGATATGGAAGCGTATTTGGGTCCGGATAGCCTGGTATAACAATGGATTGGCCAATAAAAAGTACATTCGGATTTATAGATTGGTTAGCGTTAATTATTTCGGATAGGGGTGTCCGAAAGTCTCTGGCTATTTGACTCAGTGTTTCCCCTTGTTGAACAGTATGAATCAGTGTAAACACCTCCGTTATTAATTGTTAAAATAGTATATTATATGTTAATTTTAAAAAATGCTTCATCATGTCGTTTTTTTTCGATATATACAACCTACTCGCGGAAAGTCTTTTAATTTTAGTATAAGGACATAGTTTCACGAATAGAATCTCTTATAACAGAATTCTAAAGGTGGAATGAGATTGAAAATACTATTTATATTTCTATTATTTATTGTTTATTTTGCATTATCACTTTCTCTAGAAAGTACAAAAGCAATTGGCATATATTTAATCATTTCATTGTTATTATTCTTTTGGGGAGTAGTAGAGTGGAGACGAACTATTAATAGAAGAAACAATGAAAACAGAAGGAGATGTGAGGAATTGCTCGCGGAGATTCCACATACTCAATCTCTGATTTCGGACAATTTGTTAAATGTTATGCTAATTGATGATGTAAACAATATTCTTTATATACTTCAAAGGGATTCTCTGGAAGAAGATTTTAGTATAGAAAATATTCCGTTTTTTCAAGTACTAGAGGCTGCAATAGTAGAGGAAGAACATGTTGTAAACTTATATCCTAAGGAAGGTTTACTGGGAAGCACTCTAGTGAATAACGAAGGAATAATGGATGAAGATTTAGATGAAGATGAAGATGAAGAAGATGATGAGGAAGAATTCATAGAAGCATTGTGTTTGAAAATAGTAGTAGATGATTTAACCAATCCCATTTTAGAATATCCATTTATAGAATATGGAAAATCCCTTGAGATAGACTCGGAAGAATATATGGAAGCAAATTCACTTTGTAACGAATGGTATCAAAAACTATGTATTATTATTAAACGCTATGAACATGACAAAGTAGTTGTAAGACTTTGGCAATAAAGAAAATAGAAGTGGAGTATATTTATAAATTGAATAGAAGTACTAAATTGAACCATTCTAAAGGGTAGTAATTTTCTATGTAACGATATAGACAGGAAAACGTCTATATTAATAGATGACCTTTTAGGAGGCGAAAATATGAAAAAAATACTAAGTGCAATTCTTTTGATGAGTATTTCTTTAGTTGGATGTGGAAACATGGAAAATGACGTAAAGGTACTTTCGGAAGAGCATCCTCCAGAAGAGACTAATAACCAAGAGGAAAAGGTTGTACGTAAATTAGTAGAAACATTTGGAAGTCGACTGCAAAACGTTTCATTACTAGGTCCAGATGAGGACTTAAAAAAGAGCATGCAAGAAAATTATCAAGAATTGGTTAAACCAGAGCTTATTGAAAAATGGTTGGATGATCCGCTAAACGCTCCAGGCAGACTAACTTCCAGTCCATGGCCAGATCGGATTGAAATTAGTTCGCTCCAACAAAAGTCAGAAATTGTATATGCGATGACTGGTGAAATAATCGAAATAACAAGTGGCGATGCGATGGCAAACAGAATACCGATAGAACTTTTAGTAGAGAAAATAGGTGAAAAGTGGCTGATAAGCGAGATAGTAATGACCGATACTGATCAGAATAATTCAACTGTTTATCAAAATTCCGAATACAACTTTTCTTTCACATTACCGGATACTTGGAAAAACTATTCAATTGTAACAGACAAGTGGGAAGGCTTATCCATTCCTACAACTAGTAAAGAAGAAGTAATTGAAACAGGACCGATGATATCCATTCGTCATCCCGAGTGGTCTGCCAAAGATCCTCGCCAAGATATTCCCATCATGATTTTGACAATAGAACAATGGGATTTGCTGCAGCAAGAAAAATTTCATATAGGAGCAGCACCAATTCCTCCAACTGAATTAGCAAGAAATGACAAATATGTTTTTGCTTTACCAGCACGATATAATTTTGCATTTCCAAAGGGATATGAAGAAGTTGAGCAGATTTTAGAAGGAAATCCAATAGAAGTAACTGAACAATAACATGATAAAAGGTGTCAAACCAAGTAATGGAAGATGCTTGGGGCGGCACCTTTTTAATTTTAGCGAAAATAATTTAAAGCAATAAGGTAGTAGTTGGGAAGAGCACACAGTGGCTTCCAATAATAGAAGTCGTAGTATATTTAGGAATTTTTGTGAATGAGAAAAAACTAACAAAGCCATAGTTAGTTATTAGTAAAGACAAAAAAATAGTTGAATTAGAAAGTGAAGTTATACTAGCTAATTTTTGGATTGAATTAAAGGATAATAATATTATTTGTGTAAGTTCAATTTTCTGTAGTGGGAGAGAAGAAATCATCCACTAATTGAAGTCTCAATTTATCTGGGTTCATTGTAATATAAAATTCATCAATTTTGTCACTTTTAATGTAAAAGCTGATGACACTGTGTAACTTACTATTCATATAATTTATCATTGCAGGCTGACCATTGACATTTTTTATCTCAAAATAATAATCTGGAGAGGTCTTCTTCGCAATACCATATAAAAACGCCAACACATTCGGCAAAGAATGGATAGGGCGTATAGCTGCTCTTACTTTTCCTCCACCATCAGAATAGAGGGTAACATTTTCGGATAAAAGCTCTAGTAATATATTCATATGTTGTTGTTCAAAAGCTTGGATAAATCGGTTAATAATAGACTTGTTATTTTCATAGTTTAGACTTTCACATTCTATACCAGTGACTTTTTGCTTTGCTCGACTTAATATTTTTCGGCAGTTTTCCTCTTTCTTCTCCAGGACATTTGCAATTTCTGAATAGGAGAACTCAAAAACTTCTCTTAATAGTAAAGCTGCTCTTTCATCTGGTGCCAAATGCTCCATCATTCTTAAGTAAGCAATACTTAAACTTTCTTTTTGTAGAACAACCTCAGATGGATCGAGGCCATGTGCTTTCTCAAGCAATAAGGGTTCCGGATTCCATGGTCCCACATATTCTTCTCGTTTGTATCGAGAGGACCTTAAGCTATCTATACACCGATTTGTCATCATCTTACAAAGGTAAGCTTTAACGTTTTCAATTTTGTCTTCTTCAACTTGATAGACTTTTAAAAAAGTTTCTTGTACAAGATCTTCGGCTTCTACTACAGATCCGAGCATACGATAACCTATGGAAAACAATAACGGTTTATACTGTTGGTAAACTTCATTGCTAATTTGCACAACATCACCTCTGCTCTTTTTCTATTATTTCTTCCGCAGCCTGCTTCGCGCTACTTACTGCTCCTTCTGATAATATGGAGTGAGAAGAGACCCAGTCCCCTGCTAAATATAATCCAGTAACCTCCGATTTAGAACGCTGTAACTTTTGTTCATCTCCTATTTGAGGTAAGCGCTGGTTAACTGTAATAGTAGGCATAAAACGACTAGAAATTTTGTGTTTTTGCCAGCCAGGCTGTATCTTTTCTAAAAATTGTTCAAGCTCTTTTTTAAGTTCTTTTCCATCAATGTTATCATCTGGGTGAAGATATTTGAACACATGTAGTACGATAGTATTTTTGTTGTCGGAAAGAACAGCAGAATTTGAATGTACGGAATAGTAAAAGGGTTCCGTTATTTCCATAGCAAATAGTCGATTTGGTTTAGGAAGCTGTGTT carries:
- a CDS encoding L,D-transpeptidase family protein, translating into MIHTVQQGETLSQIARDFRTPLSEIINANQSINPNVLFIGQSIVIPGYPDPNTLPYQIEVSINNRRLRLLKDGLLQKEYPIAVGRILFNTPVGHFIIINKAPNPGGPFGTMWMSLSKEHYGIHGTNNPSSIGKAVSRGCIRMHNKDVEELARIIPIGTPVSIRP
- a CDS encoding RNA polymerase sigma-70 factor — its product is MQISNEVYQQYKPLLFSIGYRMLGSVVEAEDLVQETFLKVYQVEEDKIENVKAYLCKMMTNRCIDSLRSSRYKREEYVGPWNPEPLLLEKAHGLDPSEVVLQKESLSIAYLRMMEHLAPDERAALLLREVFEFSYSEIANVLEKKEENCRKILSRAKQKVTGIECESLNYENNKSIINRFIQAFEQQHMNILLELLSENVTLYSDGGGKVRAAIRPIHSLPNVLAFLYGIAKKTSPDYYFEIKNVNGQPAMINYMNSKLHSVISFYIKSDKIDEFYITMNPDKLRLQLVDDFFSPTTEN
- a CDS encoding polyprenyl synthetase family protein is translated as MNENLIINADDCYKQAEEKANHYFQSLYTQVQQRTYAKILTEDIHLWKHNHIRNPSILSLFSRGKGKANASGYHNYIKWLNYTGKLDNYLNRSISYIFMRDLGKSLNSPDTESRIRNVVESLKNHLTSTTKDRKNDGEMFSMSGLYRLAQKEGVESTFIWLINKLKIVSANIPTGMDAEHAQRKLIKIIAGVIMQEIEEMNNEVPKEERKLRLDKAIRLGYSYGLTYPFIDDLLDAKILSDEEEKQYANLIRTTLTTGVVPELEQWIGNNAELIGYVHAELREAFDYIKANQRQETRNNFFEQSYVFFNSQEVDREKDLANAKYTNEELYIPVILKSAFSRLIVRSVIGAPEDEGFDSRTFFYGIYNQLADDFADMFDDMEEGAVTPYTYYLKYHDKRSDLINPFEMYWTVISNLIHQVYNSDKMTREVILDRAINGLKRFKERAGAEKYKEVMDLFASGNPKFNKLIQEMVRKADDVDFFDKLLRDHMITSLKNDRQGQEDFIDNAKTIRSQINKVLNIPKTNEVTDSIIDAANYSLQGDGKRLRPIVTWFMGVNAYGLSSSVLEPLLKSLEYMHTASLIFDDLPSQDNASLRRGRPTLHEVYNISIAELTGLFLTQKAIWEQTTLEQFDSKAVLRLIQYSAQVTADMCRGQAMDLNSTGEKLTLEQLNKMCFYKTGLGFEASILMPAILSNTSKLEIEALKKFARHAGIAFQIKDDLLDVEGDTALLGKTIGKDIENNSSTFVSILGVNDAKKEMWENYCIAMESLQDVPRDTTFLKHFLDYIINRDK